Genomic DNA from Coffea arabica cultivar ET-39 chromosome 7e, Coffea Arabica ET-39 HiFi, whole genome shotgun sequence:
GGTTCCTTCCAGCCCCCCAGTCCCTCCTTTCCACTGGTCCTATGATTGCCTGTACCCCCATCCACATCCTGAACCTCCTGAAACTCCCTCCACTCCCTTGTTGCCTTGTTTACTACTGTCATTGGATCCATCCTTTTGTCCTCAAACTGCCTCCTATTTCTTGACTTCCAAATTTGCCATAGCACATTCACAGTCAGCTCAATTCTCTCCTGACCACTTTCCATAGCCCCTGCCTCCCTAATCTCCTCCCACCAGTGCCCAAAATTGTTCCTCAAACACTCCAATCCCCCCAGCTTACAGGTGCTATCTTCCAGATTGCCATAGCATTATCACAAAAAAAGAGTAGATGCTCAATGGTTTCTGGATACTCTCCACAGCATTTACAAACAGAATCCCCTTTAGAGCATCTCTCTTTAATAACAGCATTTACAGGCAAAATCCTCTGCAAACACTTCCAAATGAAATGCTTCAACTTATGCTTAACTTTCAGACTCCAGAGAAAATTCCAGCCCTGTGGAGTGCACCTCCTCCTGCCACTTGACTCAGCCCCGTTCTCCCCATGATCCCCCTTCCCATTAAGACCTCTTGCCAATCTGTAACCTGATTTTACTGTGTACTCCCCAGAGCTAGACTTATTCCAGTATACAGTATCCTTCCTTCCATACACACTCAGTGGTATTCTCAGTATTTCCTTTCCTTCCTGTTCCTCAAAAACCTGGGCAATCAATTCCTTACTCCACTTCCCTTCCTGGATGAGATCACCCACCCTGGATACCCCCATCCCCTCCTtccttttagttttaattttccCATCTACAGAGTCAGGGAGCCACCTATCCTCCCATATACTGATAGATTTCCCATCCCCCACCCTTTTCCTTAACCCAACCTCTAAGATCTCTCTTGCCCTCAGTAGGCTTTTCCAACACCATGAATCAGTGCCAGTGCTGTCCATCTTCCACAGCGAGACCCCCTTGAAGTACCTAGTTTTGATAACCTGACTCACCAACAGATTAGGCCTGGTTACAATCCTCCATAACTGTTTTGCCAACAAAGCCAGATTAAACTCATGGAGATCCCTAAAGCCAAGGCCTCATTCTGCTTTCACCTCTGATAACTTTTCCCAGCTTAACCAATGTATCTTCCGCTCATCCCCTTTCTGCCCCCACCAAAACTTAGCCATCTCTGAGCAAATTCTTCTGCACAGATCCTTTGGCAACAAGCAACAAGACATTACATACGTAGGTAAGGCCATAATTACAGATTTAAGCAAAACCTCCTTCCCTGCCTGACTCAACAACTTCTCCTTCCATCCATGCAACCTCTCCAGTGTTTTATTCCTGATAAACTCGAATGCATGCCTTTTGGATCTTCCAATGGGTAAAGGTAACCCCAGATATCTGCTATGATCAGTAAGTCTCATTCCCAACAGCTCCCTCATGATCCCTTCCTTTAGCCTACTACCTACATTCCTGCTAAAGAATAAAGAGGATTTCTCAATATTAACTACTTGTCCAGAAGCTTGTTTATATACCTCCAAAATTCTCATAATTTGGCTAGCCTCCCCCACCTTTGCTTTACAGAAGATCAGGGAATCATCTGCAAAAAACAAGTGGGATAGGCTAGGTGCCCCCTGAGCAATCTTCAAACCAGACAACTTCCCCTGCAACCTTGCTTTCTTCAGAAGTGAGGAAAACCCCTCAGCATAAATCAAAAACAAGTAAGGAGAAAGAGGATTCCCCTGCCTCAGCCCTCTTGTTGGTCTGATATACCCTTTCTTCTCCCCATTAAAATTAATGGAGTAGGTGACACTAGAAACACATTCCAGCACCCACTGGATCCACTTTGGGCAGAATCCCATTTTCATCATCATATTTGCCAGAAATTTCCATTCTACTCTATCATAAGCTTTTGACATATCTAATTTTATTGCCATATAGCCATCCCTGCCTACCCTCTTATTTTTTAAGAAATGAATACACTCATGAGCTATCAGAACATTATCCAAAATCTGCCTTCCAGGGACAAAAGCAGACTGAGAATGACTAATACATGCACTCAGGACATGTTTGAACCTGTTGGTGAgcacttttgaaatgattttgtACAGGACATTACACAAGCTTATAGGTCTAAAGTCAGAAATAGAACTAGCTGTGTTCGATTTAGGAATCAGACTGATAAGAGTCTCATTAACAGATTTAAGCAGATGACCAGAATGGAAAAAACTATTAACTACACAAACAATATCAGACTTAAGAATAGGccaaaatttctggaaaaatatAGGAGACATACCATCAGGTCCTGGGGACTTGTGTGGATGCATCGAGAGAACTGCTTTACTGATTTCTTGCTCTGAGACATTCCTGGTAAGCTCCCTATTCATCTCCTCAGTGATGGTCTGTGGAACACCTTCAAGAATCTCAGCAAAGTCCACAGGATCCTGTGTAGTGAAAATCTGCTGGAAATAATCAGCTATCTCCTGGCATGTCTCCTCCACATTTTTACACCAGTCACCAGACCTATTCCTCAAAATACTAATCCTGTTCCACCTCCTCCTACCTGACACCCTTGCATGGAAAAATTGGGTGTTTCTATCCCCTTCTTTCAGCCAATCTACCCGAGCCTTTTGACTCCAATAAATCTCCTCTTTCTTATATGCCTCAGCCAGCTGCCTCTTCAGACTAGCTAACTTGATCCTATAACCAACACTCTTGAGTTCCTTAACCTCCATTATTTCCTTCTTCACCTgcattatcaatttttttgaattacAGAAACACTGCTTACTCCAACTGAGAAGGTCCATTCTAACCTGTTTGATTTTCCTTTGAACCTTAAACATCCTAGATCCCCCTTGGTGTTCTCCCCACGCCTTCTCAACCACCTCCCCAATATCCCCTTGCCTCAACCATCTCCTATCAAACATAAACCTCCTCCTCCACCTCCTCTCAACTGGCTTAGTGTCCAGTACCAACAAACAGTGATCAGAAGCCTCAGATTCCACATGGATACATTTAGCCTTCTCAAACCTTCTTATCCAGCCTCTACTTCCCAAAATTCTATCAATCCTTTTTTTAACCTCTCCCTCACTGTCCCAGTTATTACACCAGGTCCAGGGAACACCTTCAAACCCTATATCCTGTAATTCATTATCGTTTATAAAGGACTTAAAATCCAGGAAGCTCATATCAGACCTAAGCCTCCCTCCCCACTTTTCATTATTAGATGTAATGTTATTCAGGTCACCCATAATGGCCCATGCATCACCCCATAGACAACTTCTCCTAACTATGACCTTCCACTGCTCCCTCCTAATCCTAACATCTGTACTAGCGTACACACAGACACACCACCACTCTACCTCAGCTTCCTTATCATCTATTAACAATTCAATAGTAAAACTTGAAAACAACACTTTTTTATCCAAAAGTTCCTTCTTCCATAGCACAGCCAAGCCACTAGCCAACCCCACAGGATCAACAACAAACAGGTGGTCGAATTGTATCCTTTGCTTTACAGTATTCAAAaagctttttttcttttttgtttctgctAAAAATACCAAAGATGGAGAGTGGAGCTTAATAGACTCCTTCAGctggggaactgtcaagggACTCCCCACACCTCGACAGTTCCACACCACAGCTCTCATTGGGCATGTGGAGCCCCATTTAGGGTGGACTCCATCCCCTCATAATCAGCTATCCCCTCACACCACTCCATCCCAATTTTACACTTTTTCTGATTTTCCTTCCCTACCTGTTCCACCATTTTCCTTTTCCCCTTGCCAGCATCACCCTCATCCCTATTAACCTCC
This window encodes:
- the LOC140011076 gene encoding uncharacterized protein, with amino-acid sequence MRAVVWNCRGVGSPLTVPQLKESIKLHSPSLVFLAETKKKKSFLNTVKQRIQFDHLFVVDPVGLASGLAVLWKKELLDKKVLFSSFTIELLIDDKEAEVEWWCVCVYASTDVRIRREQWKVIVRRSCLWGDAWAIMGDLNNITSNNEKWGGRLRSDMSFLDFKSFINDNELQDIGFEGVPWTWCNNWDSEGEVKKRIDRILGSRGWIRSQLRGGGGGGLCLIGDG